A region from the Benincasa hispida cultivar B227 chromosome 12, ASM972705v1, whole genome shotgun sequence genome encodes:
- the LOC120092853 gene encoding reticulon-like protein B2 — translation MAEPSETAEPKTVEIADKITEPLPSLPSSNSDEVDASPPLPTEEAAAEGSEMLGKKQSVHRVLGAGKPADVLLWRDKKASVAVLGGATIIWAFFEVLEYHLLPILCYALILVVALLFLWSNAHFFIYKSPPHLPEVRIKEEPLLHVVSAARIEINRAIAMLRDIASGRDVKKFFAVVVGLWVLSVVGNWCNFLTLFYIVVVLLHMVPVFYEKYKGKIDSFAEKIVAESKKKCAIFNEKVASKFSKGQLRDKKD, via the exons ATGGCAGAACCTTCTGAAACCGCAGAACCGAAGACGGTGGAAATCGCGGATAAGATTACTGAACCCCTTCCTTCTCTCCCGTCCTCCAATTCCGACGAAGTGGACGCCTCTCCGCCGTTGCCGACTGAGGAGGCGGCGGCGGAGGGATCTGAAATGCTGGGGAAAAAGCAATCTGTTCATCGTGTTCTTGGCGCCGGAAAAC CTGCGGACGTGTTGTTATGGCGGGACAAGAAAGCCTCGGTTGCAGTTCTTGGCGGAGCAACGATAATTTGGGCGTTTTTCGAAGTGCTTGAATATCATTTGCTTCCTATTTTATGTTATGCCTTGATATTGGTTGTTGCTCTCTTGTTCCTTTGGTCCAATGCCCATTTTTTTATCTACAA GAGCCCACCTCATCTTCCTGAAGTTCGTATTAAGGAGGAGCCGTTGCTGCATGTAGTTTCTGCAGCAAGGATTGAGATCAATAGGGCCATTGCGATGTTGCGCGATATTGCATCCGGGAGAGATGTGAAGAAGTTTTTTGCT GTGGTAGTTGGCTTGTGGGTGTTATCAGTTGTGGGAAATTGGTGCAATTTTTTGACCTTGTTTTATATAG tTGTCGTATTGCTGCACATGGTACCGGTCTTTTACGAGAAGtacaagggtaaaatagacTCATTTGCTGAAAAGATCGTGGCCGAGAGTAAAAAGAAGTGTGCGATTTTTAACGAGAAAGTTGCAAGTAAATTTTCCAAAGGACAGTTAAGAGACAAGAAGGATTGA